In a single window of the Alosa sapidissima isolate fAloSap1 chromosome 18, fAloSap1.pri, whole genome shotgun sequence genome:
- the LOC121690350 gene encoding steroid 17-alpha-hydroxylase/17,20 lyase has protein sequence MGLTLFLGGLIVLAALLKCLLELRRSPGRLPCLPRLPLLGSLLSLRSELPPHLLFTQLACTYGKLYALYLGPHLALVVNDYAHAREVLLGKGREFAGRPYMVTTELLTRGGKDIAFADYSPLWRGQRKLVHSAFSLFGEGSSKLQTIVLEAADCLVAELLSLGAQRECVGNGVCEGVCGCVCVDPAPAILRAVTNVVCRLVFSGNYSAGDPELREVMDYNDGIVQTIARGALVDIYPWLRIFPNKDLEKLKACVKVRDSLLTTKLEEHKESLTPGDPRDLLDALLEGRSSDGENGLSDDHVLMTAAEVFGAGVETTSTTILWAVAFLLHHPEVQERVQAELDECVGAERAPLLSDRTQMPVLDSVMCEVMRIRPVSPLLIPHVAMQDTSIGGHSVAKGTRVLVNMWAIHHDPQQWDQPESFRPERFLDNSGQRVNPPSFLPFGAGPRVCVGESLARMELFLFLSRVLQRCRFTAPHGGSLPDLQGRYGVVLQPPKYTLTIKART, from the exons ATGGGCCTGACACTGTTCCTGGGTGGTCTGATCGTGCTCGCTGCTCTGCTTAAGTGCCTCCTGGAATTGCGTCGCTCCCCCGGCAGGTTGCCGTGCCTACCACGCCTGCCGCTGCTGGGCAGTCTGCTGAGCCTGCGCTCGGAGCTGCCGCCCCACCTGCTCTTCACACAGCTGGCGTGCACCTATGGGAAGCTCTACGCACTCTACCTGGGCCCGCACCTGGCCCTGGTGGTCAACGACTACGCGCATGCGCGCGAGGTCCTGCTCGGCAAGGGCCGCGAGTTCGCAGGACGACCTTACATG GTGACTACAGAGCTTCTGACTCGTGGGGGGAAGGACATTGCCTTTGCCGACTACAGCCCATTGTGGAGAGGCCAGCGCAAGCTGGTGCATAGTGCCTTCAGCCTCTTTGGAGAGGGATCAAGTAAACTGCAGACCAtag TGTTAGAAGCAGCAGACTGCCTGGTTGCAGAGCTCCTCTCCCTGGGTGCTCAGCGCGAGTGTGTGGGGaacggtgtgtgtgagggtgtatgtgggtgtgtgtgtgtggaccccgCACCTGCCATCCTCAGAGCGGTCACTAACGTAGTGTGTCGGCTGGTGTTCAGCGGCAACTACAGTGCTGGCGACCCTGAGCTCCGTGAAGTCATGGACTACAACGACGGCATCGTCCAGACTATCGCCCGTGGCGCTCTGGTGGACATCTACCCCTGGCTCCGA ATTTTCCCCAATAAAGATTTGGAGAAACTGAAAGCGTGTGTGAAAGTAAGAGACAGCCTACTGACGACAAAACTAGAGGAACATAAG GAAAGTCTGACCCCTGGTGATCCCCGTGATCTGCTGGACGCTCTGCTGGAGGGGCGGAGCTCTGATGGAGAAAATGGCCTCTCAGATGACCATGTGCTCATGACCGCTGCTGAGGTCTTTGGGGCCGGAGTGGagaccacctccaccaccatacTGTGGGCTGTAGCTTTCCTACTGCACCATCcagag gtgcaggagcgtgtgcaggcagagcttgatgagtgtgtgggtgcagAGCGAGCGCCGTTGCTAAGTGACCGGACGCAAATGCCCGTGCTGGACAGTGTGATGTGTGAGGTGATGAGGATACGACCTGTCAGCCCACTGCTCATACCACATGTAGCCATGCAGGacaccag TATCGGAGGCCACTCTGTTGCCAAGGGAACTCGTGTTCTGGTGAACATGTGGGCCATCCACCATGACCCGCAGCAGTGGGACCAGCCAGAGAGCTTTAGGCCag AGCGTTTCCTTGACAACTCAGGCCAGAGGGTGAATCCGCCGTCTTTCCTGCCCTTTGGGGCGGGGCCTCGGGTGTGTGTTGGCGAATCGCTGGCCAGGATGGAGCTCTTCCTGTTTCTGTCCCGTGTGCTGCAGCGCTGTCGCTTCACGGCCCCTCATGGGGGCTCCCTGCCAGACCTGCAGGGGCGCTACGGAGTTGTTCTGCAGCCACCAAAGTACACACTCACCATCAAAGCCCGAACCTGA